The Methylocystis rosea genome includes the window TGTTTGTTCTTGAATGCTGCGTTGTCGTGCTGATCTTCATCAACACGAAGAATCTGCTGATGTTCCTGCTGTTTCCGCCGATCCATGCCGTGGCCTATGTGCTCACGGTTCGGGACAATCGCTTTGTCGATGTGATCCTGACGCGCTTCGGCAAGTGCCCGATTACCCGCAATCACCGATTTTGGGGCGGCGACTCCTATCAGCCATAAGGTGGCGACGTGGCGAAACTCGCAAAGCACATTCTGCGGTCTCTAACGTTCGGCGCGATCGAGGCGAAAGAGGCCGCGATTGCGAAGCATATTCCCTATCTGCGCCACATAGAGGAACAGATCGTCAAAACCAAAGACGGTCATTTCCTCATGGTCGTGAAAATCGGCGGTTTTTGCTTCCAGACGGCCGATCAGGCCGACATCGACATGCGGCTCTCTGCGCGCAACACACTCCTGCGCGCGATGAACGATAGCCGCTTCGCCGTCTATTGCCACACGATACGCCGGGAGGTCGTCCCCGAAATCGGCGGCGCTTTCGACAACTGGTTCTGCCGGGAGCTGGATCGCCGCTACATGGCGGGACAAGCGAACAAACGTATGTTTGTCAATGATCTCTATGTGACGATCATCCGGCGCGGCTTCGTCGGCAAGGTCGGTATGGCGGAGAGGGCCGCGACTCTCTTCCGCAAGGGCTTCGGCGTCGACACAAAGGAAATCGAGCGCGAGGCGATCCGCGAGCTGAAGGACACGACGGCGAACTATTGCCGGGAGATGGCGAGCTATGCACCGCGCACCCTCGGCTGTGTGATGCGAAAAGGCGTCGTCTGCTCTGAAATCGCCGAGTTCCTGGCGATGCTTATCAATGGCGGCGCGCCGCTGAGCCTTGCTCTGCCACGCATGCCGCTCGACGCCTATCTCCCGACAAAACGCGTCACCTTCGGCAAAAAGGCGATGGAGCTGCGCGGCGCGTCATCGGCCGATACGCGTTTCGGGGCCCTCCTCTCGGTACGTGAATATCCCGCCTATACGGGGGCCGGGATGCTCGACGGGCTGCTCCGCATTCCCCATGAGCTGATCGTGTCGCAGTCCTTCGCGCTCGAAGACCGGGCGCCGGTGATGACGCATCTTGCGAAGGTCGAGCGCCAGATCAAAGCCTCCGACGAGGCCGGAACGGAAGTCGAGGCGGCGATCACCATCGCCCGCAATGAACTGGTCACCGGCGCGACGGTGCTCGGCTACCATCATCTGACGGTCTGCGCGCTCGGCCGCACGATCCGCGAGATGGAATCCTGCGTGCAGGCCGCGACGCAGGAGCTGCAGAATTTCGGAACGATCAGCGTTCGCGAAGATATGAACGCGGAGCCGTGCTTTTGGGCGCAGTTACCCGGAAATTTCGGTTATATCGCGCGCCGCTCGCTGATTTCTTCGCGTAATTTCGTCGGCTTTGCGTCGCTTCACAATTTCGCTGTCGGTCAGAAGGACCGGAATCGTTGGGGACCGGCAATCTCGGTCCTGGAGACGACGAGCCAGACGCCCTATTGGTTCAACTTCCATCGACGGCAGGTTGGCAATTTTACCGTCGTCGGCCCGACCGGCTCCGGCAAGACCGTCGGGCTCGGCTTTCTGCTCGCGCAAGCGATGCGTGTCACGCCGCGCCCGCGCGTCGCCTTCTTCGACAAGGATCGCGGCGCCGATCCGCTGATCCGGGCGATGGGCGGCTCCTATGAGGTGCTGGCGCCGGGCGTGCCTACCGGCTTCAACCCGCTGCAACTGGCGGGGTTTGCCGAAGACCGCGCCTTTCTCCACGACTTGCTGAGCTTCATGGTCCGGCCACGCGATAGCTCGGACCTGTCGGCGCAGCAAATCAGGATTATCGAATGCGCGGTCGACCAGATTTTCTCGATTCCCGCGCGCGAGCGCCGGTTTTCCGACGTTGCGCAATTGCTGCGCGGCGCCGAACGAATGGGGCAGGACGATCTCGCGTCGCGCTTCGACGTCTGGACCAAGGCGCGCGGCTGGCTGTTCAATAATGACGTCGATCGCTGGTCGGCCACAAACGGCGTCTTCGGCTTCGACATGACGAAAGTGCTCGAAGACGACGATATTCGCACCGCAGCGCTCGGCTACATTTTCCACCGCATTGAAGCGATGATGGATGGCGCACCCATGATGCTGTTCATCGATGAGGGATGGAAAATCCTGACCGACGACAAGTTTGCGTCCTTTCTCAACGACAAGCTGAAAACCATCCGTAAGGCCAACGGCATTGTCGGATTCGGAACGCAGTCGGCGAAAGACATTATCCAGTCGCCCATGGGGCACACGCTCCTCGAACAAACGCCGACGAATATCTTCTTCCCGAATGCGAAAGCGGATCACGCGAGCTATGTCGAAGGCTTCAAGCTGTCGGAACGCGAATTCGAATGGGTTCTCAACACCCATCCCGACTCGCGTCAGTTTTTGATCAAGCATGACCAGGACTCGGTCATCGCGCGTCTCGATCTGTCGGACATGCCGGATTTTGTGAAAGTCCTCTCGGGCAATGTCGAGACCGTCGCCGAATGCGAGGAATTGCGCGCGCGGGTCGGGAATGATCCGCGCAACTGGGTGCCGATCTTCTGCGATTGGACCGAAACCCGAAAGGAGGTCGCCAATGCGGCTTAGTCTTGGCGTCGCCGTGGCCAGCTTCTTGT containing:
- a CDS encoding type IV secretion system protein VirB3; the protein is MAFRRPKLDPLVGGLTRPPMMLGVPYVLFVLECCVVVLIFINTKNLLMFLLFPPIHAVAYVLTVRDNRFVDVILTRFGKCPITRNHRFWGGDSYQP
- a CDS encoding VirB4 family type IV secretion system protein, whose product is MAKLAKHILRSLTFGAIEAKEAAIAKHIPYLRHIEEQIVKTKDGHFLMVVKIGGFCFQTADQADIDMRLSARNTLLRAMNDSRFAVYCHTIRREVVPEIGGAFDNWFCRELDRRYMAGQANKRMFVNDLYVTIIRRGFVGKVGMAERAATLFRKGFGVDTKEIEREAIRELKDTTANYCREMASYAPRTLGCVMRKGVVCSEIAEFLAMLINGGAPLSLALPRMPLDAYLPTKRVTFGKKAMELRGASSADTRFGALLSVREYPAYTGAGMLDGLLRIPHELIVSQSFALEDRAPVMTHLAKVERQIKASDEAGTEVEAAITIARNELVTGATVLGYHHLTVCALGRTIREMESCVQAATQELQNFGTISVREDMNAEPCFWAQLPGNFGYIARRSLISSRNFVGFASLHNFAVGQKDRNRWGPAISVLETTSQTPYWFNFHRRQVGNFTVVGPTGSGKTVGLGFLLAQAMRVTPRPRVAFFDKDRGADPLIRAMGGSYEVLAPGVPTGFNPLQLAGFAEDRAFLHDLLSFMVRPRDSSDLSAQQIRIIECAVDQIFSIPARERRFSDVAQLLRGAERMGQDDLASRFDVWTKARGWLFNNDVDRWSATNGVFGFDMTKVLEDDDIRTAALGYIFHRIEAMMDGAPMMLFIDEGWKILTDDKFASFLNDKLKTIRKANGIVGFGTQSAKDIIQSPMGHTLLEQTPTNIFFPNAKADHASYVEGFKLSEREFEWVLNTHPDSRQFLIKHDQDSVIARLDLSDMPDFVKVLSGNVETVAECEELRARVGNDPRNWVPIFCDWTETRKEVANAA